A genomic segment from Candidatus Brocadia sinica JPN1 encodes:
- the ftsH gene encoding ATP-dependent zinc metalloprotease FtsH, which yields MFKDFKKIPFKMPKKFSIWHIIITFGFFILLQMYLMNPGVRDITYSDFKKLIKEGNVLECRITHTMIRGKLKEIERGTTKNAIFITARVEDPELVKDLESMGVRYAGHYESPWFRTFFFSWVMPLLILFVIWRFVFKRFGPASSIMTFGKSKGRLYAQEDLNVTFDDVAGIDEAKEELQEIIEFLKTPEKFRSLGGKIPKGVLLVGAPGTGKTLLAKAVAGEAGVPFFNMSGSEFVEMFVGVGAARVRDLFNQADQKAPCIIFIDELDALGKARGSNPMGGHDEREQTLNQLLVEMDGFDSNKGVIIMGATNRPEMLDTALLRPGRFDRQVVVDRPDLHGREAILKVHVKDVKLEKEINLHSIAAMTPGFVGADLANLVNEAALLAARRNKKAVGMPEFEEAIDRLMAGLEKKKRLMNKKEKEIVAHHESGHALVACSVPHADPVRKISMIPRGIGALGYTLQKPTEDRYLMTRTELLDRIAILLGGRVAEEITFNEISTGAQNDLEKATEIAKLMVKEYGMSDKMGLVTFEQGDRPLFLGGGFAASKEYSEETAREIDLEIKKIMDESFHRVKALLTEKKEILRGMAKTLMEQEVIEGEELKKLLEELHKANGKNAPATQSS from the coding sequence ATGTTCAAGGATTTCAAAAAAATACCGTTTAAAATGCCAAAGAAGTTTTCCATCTGGCATATTATTATCACCTTTGGATTCTTTATCCTGCTGCAGATGTATTTGATGAATCCCGGAGTAAGGGATATCACGTACAGCGATTTTAAAAAGTTGATCAAAGAGGGAAATGTCCTGGAATGCCGTATTACCCATACGATGATTCGTGGCAAACTGAAAGAGATTGAACGTGGCACCACAAAAAATGCCATCTTCATTACAGCCCGCGTGGAAGACCCGGAGCTGGTAAAAGACCTGGAATCCATGGGTGTGAGGTATGCGGGGCATTATGAGAGTCCATGGTTCAGGACGTTCTTTTTCTCCTGGGTGATGCCACTATTAATCTTATTTGTGATCTGGCGCTTTGTTTTTAAACGGTTCGGTCCCGCCAGCAGTATCATGACCTTTGGCAAAAGTAAAGGGCGCCTCTATGCGCAGGAAGACCTGAATGTTACCTTTGACGACGTAGCGGGAATCGACGAGGCCAAGGAAGAGCTACAAGAGATTATTGAATTTTTGAAGACACCTGAAAAATTTCGCTCCCTGGGGGGGAAAATACCGAAGGGCGTTTTGCTCGTGGGCGCCCCCGGAACAGGGAAAACCCTCCTGGCGAAGGCTGTGGCTGGCGAGGCAGGAGTGCCCTTTTTTAATATGAGCGGTTCAGAATTTGTTGAGATGTTTGTCGGCGTAGGCGCTGCGCGGGTGAGGGATCTGTTTAATCAGGCGGATCAGAAAGCGCCATGTATTATCTTTATCGATGAACTTGATGCCCTTGGCAAGGCACGCGGCTCAAATCCTATGGGCGGACACGATGAGCGGGAACAGACATTAAACCAGTTGCTGGTGGAGATGGATGGATTTGATTCCAATAAAGGGGTAATTATCATGGGCGCCACCAATCGTCCCGAGATGTTAGATACCGCTCTTTTACGGCCAGGAAGGTTTGACCGTCAGGTGGTCGTTGACCGGCCCGATCTTCATGGTCGTGAAGCAATACTGAAAGTGCACGTAAAGGATGTAAAATTGGAAAAGGAGATTAATTTGCATTCCATTGCCGCCATGACACCGGGGTTTGTCGGCGCAGACCTTGCCAATCTCGTGAACGAAGCAGCCCTGCTTGCAGCGCGAAGAAATAAAAAGGCAGTGGGTATGCCGGAATTTGAAGAGGCGATTGACCGCCTTATGGCAGGCCTCGAGAAGAAGAAGCGCCTGATGAATAAGAAGGAAAAGGAGATCGTTGCCCATCACGAATCAGGCCACGCGCTGGTTGCGTGCTCGGTGCCGCATGCAGATCCCGTTCGCAAGATATCAATGATCCCCCGTGGCATCGGGGCGCTGGGATATACCTTGCAAAAACCGACCGAAGACCGATATCTTATGACCAGGACGGAACTTCTGGACCGGATAGCAATATTACTTGGAGGGAGGGTTGCAGAGGAAATTACTTTTAACGAAATATCGACAGGCGCACAGAACGATTTAGAAAAGGCCACAGAGATTGCCAAGTTGATGGTCAAGGAATACGGTATGAGCGATAAGATGGGTTTGGTGACCTTCGAGCAAGGCGACAGGCCGCTCTTTTTGGGCGGAGGATTTGCCGCCAGTAAGGAATATAGCGAGGAGACGGCACGGGAAATAGATTTGGAGATTAAGAAGATCATGGACGAATCGTTCCATCGTGTAAAAGCATTATTGACTGAAAAAAAGGAAATTTTACGGGGTATGGCAAAGACGCTTATGGAACAAGAGGTGATTGAGGGAGAAGAGCTGAAAAAACTCCTGGAGGAACTTCACAAGGCCAATGGAAAAAATGCGCCTGCTACACAGTCATCTTGA
- a CDS encoding putative toxin-antitoxin system toxin component, PIN family, producing the protein MIQNLVLDTNILISGYLWDGKPRQAIRLVKSTDFRLLHCKDSITELVRVLSAKFQLSAPEIHAVVLDIKGMGKSIRVFSKECPIKEDLTDNVFINLAIDGNAKIIVSGDSHLLNLKEYKKIKIITVSEFLSRYS; encoded by the coding sequence GTGATACAGAATTTGGTATTAGATACCAATATCCTTATTTCAGGGTATTTATGGGATGGAAAACCCCGCCAGGCAATAAGGCTTGTCAAATCGACTGATTTCAGGCTTTTACACTGCAAAGATTCTATAACTGAACTGGTTAGAGTTTTATCGGCAAAATTTCAACTTAGCGCACCAGAAATACATGCAGTTGTTTTAGACATAAAAGGCATGGGAAAAAGCATTCGTGTATTCTCAAAAGAATGTCCTATAAAAGAAGACCTTACAGATAATGTATTCATAAATCTTGCAATTGACGGTAATGCAAAAATTATTGTTAGTGGGGATTCGCATCTTTTAAATCTTAAAGAATACAAAAAAATCAAAATTATTACAGTTTCTGAATTTTTAAGCCGCTATTCATAA
- a CDS encoding AAA family ATPase, with protein MKLKSLEISGFRGIRKDISIDLDSSRSILIYGDNGSGKSSIADAFEWFYYDKIEHLSSEEIGTKGVSALRNIFLSDSNDAYVELNYSDSKCDSRKRLFYKKSKLTSEYSNASQNFNDYLTTSLKENLILRYKDLLRFILSTKAEKLEEISQIIGFSEVSKIKGILKKAVNDLKKELKLKNFDYHINTKQAHIIEQIGQNITDDEQYLGAIRELVIHLNLPIEVKDNSSIDTILGLLKKPEDKEAVTLQISYEKVIENLSSFKVSFNSICTSYKAFYEKCQQIAQNQETFKKISLEPLLSQGLSILEKRLYEDDKCPLCLQDKSRDELIDELRKRIEELSIFKKEKDAAEEEKNLTQRLIQGGLTEIENVLKEKSLLLEENSALRREIEQIKETISTALEKIRKASLSEVELINKLEDFISLDITALQNSISALTSKKEKIITGKKDDIIFTVYSKIISVGQSYSEIKSYQKALKILTQQQQSMELIYNEFVKRQREGLCSFLESISKDINDLYLFMNVSENVSEIELIPIDENEEFVGITLQFKFHGKPESPPHKYLSESHLNCLGICLFLASVKAFNKLNKFIVLDDVISSFDTNHRARFARLLVEKFNDYQIFLFTHEKDWFEIVSNMVKGKNWLIKKLKWDHEDGVYIEVPLSALIEEIESKIKKPDVSGLGNLIRKYLERLLKEICFNLEVKVRFLFNEHNENRMANELLSELKSKLKDRKCELKDQTVFGRLNASMFLGNRTSHDSTFTESIDDMKMFYGDVLELEGLFRCDQCNNLISKKHYDAVENTVKCSCGKIKYSWKK; from the coding sequence ATGAAACTTAAAAGCCTTGAAATAAGCGGATTTAGAGGAATCAGAAAAGATATTAGTATCGATCTTGATTCATCCAGGTCAATCCTTATTTACGGGGATAATGGCAGCGGAAAGAGTTCTATTGCCGATGCCTTTGAATGGTTCTATTACGACAAGATAGAGCATCTTTCATCAGAAGAAATAGGAACTAAGGGTGTTTCCGCTTTAAGAAATATTTTCCTATCAGATAGCAATGATGCTTACGTTGAATTGAACTACTCTGATTCAAAATGTGATTCCAGAAAGAGATTATTTTATAAGAAATCAAAATTAACCAGTGAGTATTCAAACGCTTCACAAAATTTTAATGATTATCTAACCACGTCTTTAAAAGAAAATCTTATTCTCAGATACAAGGATTTATTGAGGTTTATTTTATCTACCAAGGCGGAGAAGCTTGAGGAAATTTCACAAATAATAGGTTTTTCAGAGGTTTCAAAGATAAAAGGTATTCTAAAAAAGGCTGTCAATGATCTAAAGAAAGAACTCAAGCTGAAAAATTTTGACTATCATATAAATACCAAGCAAGCCCATATAATAGAGCAAATCGGTCAAAATATTACGGATGATGAACAATATCTGGGTGCTATAAGAGAATTAGTCATACATCTGAATCTCCCTATTGAAGTTAAGGACAATTCAAGCATAGATACTATTTTAGGGCTTCTCAAGAAACCAGAGGATAAAGAAGCGGTTACACTGCAAATATCCTATGAAAAAGTTATTGAGAATTTAAGTAGCTTTAAGGTTTCTTTCAACAGTATATGCACATCTTATAAAGCATTCTATGAAAAGTGTCAGCAGATTGCACAAAATCAAGAAACGTTCAAAAAAATAAGTCTTGAACCATTATTGTCACAGGGACTTTCGATTCTTGAGAAGAGGTTATATGAAGATGATAAATGCCCACTTTGCTTGCAGGATAAAAGCAGAGATGAATTAATTGATGAGTTAAGAAAGAGGATTGAGGAATTATCCATTTTTAAAAAGGAAAAAGACGCTGCAGAAGAGGAAAAAAATTTAACACAACGGCTTATTCAGGGTGGCTTAACGGAGATAGAAAATGTCTTAAAAGAGAAAAGTTTACTTTTAGAGGAAAATTCTGCCTTAAGAAGAGAAATTGAACAGATAAAAGAAACAATTTCAACAGCTTTAGAAAAAATCAGAAAGGCATCTCTTTCAGAAGTTGAACTAATCAATAAGCTAGAGGATTTTATCAGTTTAGATATAACCGCTCTTCAAAACTCAATTTCCGCTCTTACCTCAAAAAAAGAAAAAATAATTACGGGAAAAAAAGATGACATCATATTTACGGTTTATAGCAAGATTATATCTGTCGGGCAGTCGTACAGTGAGATTAAATCTTATCAAAAGGCTTTAAAAATTCTTACACAACAGCAACAATCTATGGAGCTTATTTATAATGAATTTGTAAAAAGGCAAAGAGAAGGGCTTTGCTCGTTTTTAGAATCTATATCTAAGGATATCAACGATCTCTATTTATTTATGAACGTCTCTGAAAATGTAAGCGAAATCGAGCTTATCCCGATTGACGAGAATGAAGAGTTTGTAGGAATAACCCTGCAATTTAAATTTCACGGCAAACCGGAATCGCCACCCCATAAGTATCTCAGTGAATCACATTTGAATTGTCTTGGGATATGCTTGTTCTTAGCGTCTGTAAAAGCCTTTAACAAGCTCAACAAGTTTATTGTCCTCGATGACGTAATATCCAGCTTTGATACAAATCATCGTGCTCGCTTTGCAAGACTTCTGGTAGAAAAATTCAATGATTACCAGATATTCCTTTTTACTCATGAAAAAGACTGGTTTGAGATTGTCTCGAATATGGTTAAAGGGAAAAATTGGCTGATTAAAAAACTGAAATGGGATCATGAAGATGGAGTATATATAGAAGTACCACTATCTGCTCTTATAGAAGAAATTGAAAGCAAGATAAAAAAACCAGACGTTAGCGGCTTGGGTAATCTGATTCGCAAATATCTTGAACGGCTTTTGAAGGAGATTTGTTTTAATCTTGAGGTAAAGGTGAGATTTCTTTTTAACGAACATAATGAAAACAGAATGGCCAATGAATTGCTGTCAGAATTAAAAAGCAAACTGAAAGATAGGAAATGTGAATTAAAAGATCAGACTGTCTTTGGAAGGCTTAATGCCTCAATGTTTCTCGGCAACAGGACCTCCCATGATAGTACATTTACTGAAAGCATTGATGACATGAAAATGTTTTACGGTGACGTTTTGGAGTTGGAAGGGCTTTTCAGATGTGATCAGTGTAACAATCTTATTTCCAAAAAGCATTATGACGCTGTTGAAAATACAGTAAAGTGTTCTTGTGGCAAAATTAAATATAGTTGGAAAAAATAA
- a CDS encoding Kiwa anti-phage protein KwaB-like domain-containing protein has translation MSSTPKGKLKKMKSLDLDNASVFLWIIKRKLKDKKADYSVLNAEIENKLSEKLKKIVKEKFGSCNQLRDYSHLTEDQDDDVLTLNYKETDFPQIFLKIQKGSDNPKVEKTEDLFGTWAYVIEIKHDFQLLTFTKVPETWDLKKKKGLMNLIFIENKFKDLEDNSIFRIQRKIDFFCFEDIIFVLDKKKFETGLNFREGMKANRDEVLKDFEAFGIIDDIEKLRERVGENMKYLRKISMIKNNGYYKNEDFITRLIQVNMKEKWGLKIEANKIIITEDNFNDVLTILNNDRLKSPITEETFDVHVKRSLGRG, from the coding sequence ATGAGTAGCACTCCGAAGGGAAAGCTTAAAAAAATGAAGTCTTTGGATTTGGATAACGCCAGTGTATTCTTATGGATAATAAAAAGGAAATTAAAAGATAAAAAAGCTGATTATAGTGTTTTGAATGCTGAAATTGAAAATAAACTGTCTGAAAAACTTAAAAAGATAGTAAAGGAAAAATTTGGTAGTTGTAATCAACTAAGAGATTATTCCCACCTTACTGAAGATCAAGACGATGATGTGTTAACGTTAAATTATAAAGAAACTGATTTTCCACAGATTTTTTTAAAAATACAAAAGGGAAGCGATAATCCCAAAGTAGAAAAAACAGAAGATTTATTTGGCACATGGGCTTATGTTATTGAGATAAAACATGATTTTCAGCTTTTAACTTTTACGAAAGTACCAGAAACCTGGGATTTAAAGAAAAAGAAAGGCTTGATGAATTTAATTTTTATAGAGAATAAATTCAAGGATTTAGAAGACAACTCGATTTTTAGAATTCAGAGAAAGATAGACTTCTTCTGTTTTGAGGATATCATTTTTGTTTTGGACAAGAAAAAATTTGAAACGGGTTTAAATTTTAGAGAAGGAATGAAGGCAAATAGAGACGAAGTATTAAAGGATTTCGAAGCATTTGGAATAATTGATGATATAGAAAAACTAAGAGAACGAGTTGGCGAAAACATGAAATACTTACGCAAAATATCGATGATAAAAAATAACGGCTATTATAAAAATGAAGACTTCATAACAAGATTAATTCAAGTAAATATGAAAGAAAAGTGGGGATTAAAAATAGAAGCTAACAAAATTATTATAACCGAGGATAATTTCAATGATGTCTTAACAATACTTAATAATGATAGATTGAAATCCCCAATTACAGAGGAGACTTTTGATGTGCATGTAAAAAGATCTTTAGGAAGGGGCTAG
- a CDS encoding DUF433 domain-containing protein encodes MPLAQKTKKHPYIVSLKTHCGGSPVIAGTKFPVRSVVFYILRQGMTPEELVKEFSHLTLSQVYDALSYYCENKEKIDKELAIKESDLRQK; translated from the coding sequence ATGCCTCTAGCACAAAAAACAAAAAAACATCCCTACATTGTTTCTCTGAAAACCCATTGTGGTGGAAGTCCTGTTATTGCGGGTACTAAGTTTCCTGTGCGGTCTGTTGTATTTTATATTCTCAGACAGGGTATGACACCAGAAGAGCTTGTAAAGGAGTTTTCGCATCTTACCCTTTCACAAGTCTATGACGCACTTTCCTATTATTGTGAAAATAAAGAAAAAATAGATAAAGAATTAGCCATTAAAGAATCTGATTTAAGGCAAAAATAG